In the Malania oleifera isolate guangnan ecotype guangnan chromosome 1, ASM2987363v1, whole genome shotgun sequence genome, one interval contains:
- the LOC131160229 gene encoding nuclear transcription factor Y subunit B-1 translates to MEDESHGHGSNGASGASPESPMCLKNNSSSSNKEQDRFLPIANVGRIMKKVLPGNGKISKDAKETVQECVSEFISFVTGEASDKCQREKRKTINGDDIIWAITTLGFEDYVSPLQLYLNKYREIEGEKLNVPKQQRVPHHLSSEPQDQNLSYNTNTNTNTIYNSSSSTNLISHPSFIPTHHHDHPFSLPSFSSSNSIPKQPPQQEQIDSAGHW, encoded by the coding sequence atggaagacGAGAGCCATGGACACGGGTCAAATGGAGCAAGCGGAGCAAGCCCAGAAAGCCCAATGTGCCTCAAgaacaacagcagcagcagcaacaaagAACAAGATCGGTTCCTTCCAATAGCAAACGTGGGGAGGATCATGAAGAAGGTGCTCCCTGGGAATGGGAAGATCTCAAAAGATGCAAAGGAGACGGTTCAAGAATGCGTGTCGGAATTCATTAGCTTCGTGACCGGAGAAGCGTCCGACAAGTGCCAACGAGAGAAGAGGAAGACGATCAACGGTGACGATATCATATGGGCAATAACGACGCTGGGGTTTGAAGACTACGTGAGCCCTCTCCAGCTTTACCTCAACAAATACAGAGAAATAGAAGGAGAGAAGCTCAACGTTCCAAAGCAGCAGCGAGTGCCACACCATTTATCTTCAGAGCCTCAAGACCAAAATTTAAGTTacaatactaatactaatactaatactatTTACAACTCTTCTTCGTCAACCAATCTCATCTCTCATCCTTCTTTCATACCCACGCATCATCATGATCACCCTTTCTCTTTGCCTTCTTTTTCATCCTCAAATTCAATTCCAAAACAGCCGCCGCAGCAAGAACAAATTGACTCTGCGGGGCATTGGTGA